Proteins from a genomic interval of Rhodococcus rhodochrous:
- a CDS encoding PH domain-containing protein has translation MPDETPLRWATPPAAIAALAAAGIALAVTAAVAVPDAAGRVLVGFAAVLVLVMVALALRQRPRLEVLPGGTGIATMRLTGRREFPRVALHRVRIVEYPRFGRRVPMLEIDTIDPATGTENLMIFGRWDLGTDPRNVHAALAVRDLAPDQTPS, from the coding sequence ATGCCCGACGAGACACCGCTGCGGTGGGCGACGCCGCCCGCCGCGATAGCGGCGTTGGCGGCCGCCGGTATCGCCCTTGCCGTGACGGCCGCCGTCGCGGTTCCCGACGCGGCCGGTCGCGTGCTGGTGGGTTTCGCGGCGGTGCTCGTCCTCGTGATGGTCGCGCTCGCGCTGCGACAGCGTCCGCGTCTCGAAGTGCTCCCCGGAGGAACGGGGATCGCGACGATGCGGTTGACGGGTCGTCGCGAGTTCCCGCGGGTGGCACTGCACCGCGTGCGGATCGTCGAGTACCCGCGCTTCGGGCGGCGGGTGCCGATGCTCGAGATCGACACGATCGACCCCGCGACCGGCACGGAGAACCTGATGATCTTCGGCCGGTGGGATCTGGGCACCGACCCGCGGAACGTGCACGCCGCGCTGGCGGTGCGCGATCTCGCGCCCGATCAGACGCCCAGTTGA
- a CDS encoding rhomboid family intramembrane serine protease, producing MTNPGWGSAAEGGGPQPQPRCVRHPDRPTLLACSRCGRPACPECLRPASVGQHCVDCVAAAERSTPQARTIAGAPVRSDRPSPIVTYVLIALNVLVFGITAAQSGSVMTNEQGSELFLDWALWPPIIAAHDEYIRILGSGFLHFGLLHLAVNMFALWVIGRDTELVLGRARYLSVYLVSILGGSAAVMFMETGAVTAGASGAVFGLLGAQAVILLRLRRSPAPVLTIVGLNVIISITIPGISLWGHLGGLVAGAAATAALLYAPQYLGAGTDRDRIVRTGWIALVAVVVVTLVAIVLAVVRLRDQLGV from the coding sequence ATGACGAACCCCGGCTGGGGCTCCGCGGCCGAGGGTGGTGGCCCGCAGCCCCAGCCGCGGTGCGTTCGCCATCCCGACCGCCCGACCCTTCTCGCCTGCTCCCGATGCGGCCGGCCCGCGTGCCCCGAGTGCCTGCGTCCCGCCTCGGTCGGTCAGCACTGCGTCGACTGCGTCGCCGCGGCCGAACGGTCGACACCGCAGGCCCGCACCATCGCCGGCGCACCCGTCCGCTCCGATCGGCCCTCGCCGATCGTGACGTACGTGCTCATCGCGCTGAACGTGCTCGTCTTCGGCATCACCGCCGCGCAGTCGGGCAGCGTGATGACCAACGAGCAGGGCTCGGAGCTGTTCCTCGACTGGGCGCTGTGGCCGCCCATCATCGCCGCGCACGACGAGTACATCCGGATCCTCGGCAGCGGCTTCCTGCACTTCGGCCTGCTCCACCTGGCCGTCAACATGTTCGCCCTGTGGGTGATCGGCCGCGACACCGAACTCGTGCTCGGACGCGCCCGGTACCTCTCGGTCTATCTCGTGTCGATCCTCGGCGGATCCGCCGCGGTGATGTTCATGGAGACCGGTGCGGTCACCGCCGGAGCGTCGGGAGCAGTCTTCGGTCTGCTCGGCGCGCAGGCCGTCATCCTGCTGCGCCTGCGTCGCAGCCCGGCACCCGTGCTGACCATCGTCGGCCTCAACGTGATCATCAGCATCACCATCCCGGGCATCTCTCTGTGGGGTCACCTGGGCGGTCTCGTCGCCGGTGCCGCCGCGACCGCGGCCCTGCTCTACGCCCCGCAGTATCTCGGTGCCGGCACCGACCGGGACCGCATCGTGCGCACCGGGTGGATCGCGCTGGTCGCGGTCGTCGTGGTGACGCTGGTCGCGATCGTGCTGGCCGTCGTGCGGCTACGCGATCAACTGGGCGTCTGA
- the crgA gene encoding cell division protein CrgA, protein MPKSKVRKKDVSATRTVSRTPVKVKGTPSSTLYVTVMLALMVIGLLWLIVYYLAAEQITWMNDLGAWNFLIGFGFMVVGLIMTMNWR, encoded by the coding sequence AAGTCGAAGGTTCGCAAGAAGGACGTCTCCGCGACCCGGACGGTGAGCCGCACACCCGTGAAGGTCAAGGGCACGCCGTCGAGCACGTTGTACGTGACGGTGATGCTCGCCCTGATGGTCATCGGGCTGCTGTGGCTGATCGTCTACTACCTCGCGGCCGAGCAGATCACGTGGATGAACGATCTCGGTGCCTGGAACTTCCTGATCGGTTTCGGGTTCATGGTGGTCGGTCTGATCATGACGATGAACTGGCGCTGA